One window from the genome of Salvia miltiorrhiza cultivar Shanhuang (shh) chromosome 7, IMPLAD_Smil_shh, whole genome shotgun sequence encodes:
- the LOC130993688 gene encoding protein PLASTID REDOX INSENSITIVE 2, chloroplastic has protein sequence MASGICRAAAAAAPSLLASFRLPSNFVFSFSIPSSSKTLAFPPLLLNTTKSNLICRAEKEYKFPDPIPEFAQSETEKFKSHLHKKLSKKDMFGDSVDEVVEICTEIFDTFLHAEYGGPGTLLVLPFIDMADTINEKGLPGGPQAARAAIKWAQAHVDKDWKEWTSSST, from the exons ATGGCTTCTGGTATTTgtagagcagcagcagcagcagctccctCACTGCTTGCCTCTTTCCGCTTGCCTTCAAATTTCGTATTTTCCTTTAGTATCCCTTCATCGTCTAAAACCCTTGCCTTTCCTCCTCTGCTTCTCAACACAACCAAATCGAACCTCATTTGCAGGGCCGAAAAGGAGTACAAATTCCCAGACCCAATTCCTGAATTTGCTCAATCC GAGACTGAAAAATTTAAGTCCCATTTACACAAGAAGTTGTCCAAGAAAGACATGTTTGGAGATTCCGTGGATGAAGTTGTCGAAATCTGTACTGAG ATATTTGATACTTTCTTGCACGCTGAGTATGGCGGCCCAGGAACGCTCTTGGTGCTTCCGTTCATTGACATGGCGGATACCATCAACGAAAAAGGCTTGCCCGGAGGACCGCAGGCTGCCCGAGCAGCCATTAAATGGGCTCAAGCTCATGTAGACAAAGACTGGAAAGAATGGACTAGCAGTAGCACCTAG
- the LOC130993681 gene encoding LOW QUALITY PROTEIN: DEAD-box ATP-dependent RNA helicase 22 (The sequence of the model RefSeq protein was modified relative to this genomic sequence to represent the inferred CDS: deleted 1 base in 1 codon): MRLQRSISVLNSCRTSLHSTRIISISASNLSLLSPSPAYFSSLSSYRQLKAHKLRAFATNAAAAAADDENADTFLAEESVSWASLGVSDSISRALCNAGLPRPSLVQAACVPAILSGADVVVAAETGSGKTHGYLVPIIHKVCSNLDALHDPKPKKCQHVSLVLCPNVMLCEQVVRMANSLLDGAGEPLLKAAAICGRQGLSVKDPDIIVSTPVALLNYLYAIDPEKRKCTDFIRGVKYVVFDEADLLLCGSFQNQVIRLINMLRFDEKQLSRLKDADAGAQDPSSVSANASDTEEDFPEDFNLEEAEDNDEKCIDESNTEPRKRTWKDWMRVRKIYARSKQYIFVAATLPLNGKRTAGGTLKRMFPDANWVSGSYLHHHNPRLEQKWIEVSTDTQVDALINAVKTGYKTNKDSAAGVVWTMVFANTVEAAEAVANILVGAGIRCVRYHRDISLEERTENLVDFQQNGGVFVCTDAAARGLDVPNVSHVIQAEFASSAVDFLHRVGRTARAGQPGLVTSLFTESNRELVAAVRQAEELSLPVEKAFSRKRSFRNKIKKRGLGQRDGAASESRPIPA, encoded by the exons ATGCGTCTGCAGCGTTCAATTTCAGTGCTTAATTCTTGCAGAACTTCATTACATTCGACGAGGATTATCTCAATTTCTGCGAGCAACCTCTCTTTACTATCACCCTCACCGGCGTATTTTTCCAGTCTCAGCAGTTATCGCCAGCTCAAGGCCCATAAACTCCGAGCCTTCGCCACAAacgcagccgccgccgccgccgacgacgaGAACGCCGACACGTTTTTGGCGGAGGAAAGCGTTTCCTGGGCTTCTCTTGGCGTTTCCGATTCCATCTCACGCGCCCTCTGTAATGCTGGGCTGCCTAGACCGTCTCTAGTCCAG GCTGCCTGTGTTCCGGCCATTCTTTCTGGAGCTGATGTGGTGGTTGCAGCAGAGACAGGAAGTGGTAAAACTCATGGGTACTTAGTTCCTATAATTCATAAAGTATGCAGCAACTTAGATGCGTTGCATGATCCGAAACCGAAGAAGTGTCAGCATGTTTCTCTTGTTTTATGCCCTAATGTAATGCTGTGTGAGCAAGTGGTTCGCATGGCAAATTCCCTCCTTGACGGTGCCGGGGAGCCGCTACTCAAAGCAGCTGCCATTTGTGGCCGTCAG GGGTTGTCAGTTAAAGATCCCGATATAATAGTATCGACGCCAGTTGCACTTCTGAACTATTTGTATGCCATTGACCCTGAAAAACGCAAATGTACTGATTTTATACGTGGCGTAAAATATGTg GTATTTGATGAAGCAGACTTGCTGCTCTGTGGGAGTTTCCAGAACCAAGTGATTCGTCTCATAAATATGCTTCGTTTTGATGAGAAGCAGCTATCTAGATTGAAAGACGCAGATGCTGGGGCTCAGGATCCTTCGTCTGTTTCTGCAAATGCTTCTGATACAGAAGAAGATTTTCCAGAAGATTTCAACTTGGAGGAAGCTGAAGATAATGATGAGAAATGCATTGACGAGTCTAACACTGAGCCCAGGAAAAGAACCTGGAAAGACTGGATGAGAGTGAGGAAAATATATGCACGAAGTAAGCAGTACATTTTTGTGGCA GCCACCCTTCCTCTGAATGGTAAGAGAACTGCTGGAGGAACATTGAAACGGATGTTTCCGGATGCAAACTGGGTTAGTGGGAGTTATCTGCATCACCATAATCCAAG GTTGGAGCAAAAATGGATTGAAGTGTCGACAGATACACAGGTAGATGCGCTGATTAATGCTGTCAAAACCGGATATAAAACCAATAAAGATTCTGCTGCTGGAGTAGTTTGGACCATGGTGTTCGCCAACACTGTTGAAGCTGCTGAAGCTGTTGCTAATATTTTGGTGGGAGCTGGAATTAGGTGTGTACGGTATCATAGAGACATCTCTCTGGAAGAGAGGACGGAGAATCTGGTTGATTTCCAGCAGAATGGTGGTGTTTTTGTATGCACTGATGCTGCTGCTCGTGGACTTGACGTACCAAATGTTTCGCATGTTATTCAG GCGGAGTTTGCTAGTTCTGCTGTAGACTTTTTGCACAGAGTTGGACGAACAGCCAGAGCTGGTCAGCCTGGCCTTGTCACAAGTCTTTTTACAGAATCAAATCGAGAGCTTGTTGCTGCAGTACGTCAGGCTGAGGAACTCAGTTTGCCTGTG GAGAAGGCGTTTAGTCGTAAGAGAAGTTTCCGGAACAAAATTAAGAAGAGAG GTTTAGGACAGCGAGATGGTGCAGCATCAGAGTCGCGGCCAATTCCAGCATAG
- the LOC130993680 gene encoding nucleolar GTP-binding protein 1-like, whose translation MVQYNFKKITVVPTGKEFIDIILSRTQRRTPTQVHKGYAISRLRQFYMRKVKFTQQNFHEKLSTIIDDFPRLNDIHPFYGDLLHVLYNKDHYKLALGQINTARNLIGKIAKDYVRLLKYGDSLYRCKSLKVAALGRMCTVIKRVTPSLAYLEQIRQHMARLPSIDPNTRTVLICGYPNVGKSSFMNKITRADVDVQPYAFTTKSLFVGHTDYKYLRYQVIDTPGILDRPFEDRNIIEMCSITALAHLRAAVLFFLDISGSCGYSIAQQAALFDSIKSLFMNKPLIIVCNKTDLQALEGLSEDDTKLVMEMKAEAMKTLVGQGGEATDGSNVLLTMSTLTEEGVIAVKNAACERLLDQRVEQKMKSKKLNDCLNRFHVAIPKPRDQKERPPCIPQAVLEAKAKQAEEDAEKEKRKLERDLENENGGAGVYSASLKKRYILAHDEWKEDIIPEILDGHNVADFLDPDILMRLEELEREEGALQGLEEDDDFEMDGAELTPEEQAALAEIRKKKSLLIQQHRIKKSTAESRPTVPRKFDKDKQFTSERMGRQLSSLGLDPSMAINRARSKSRGRKRERSSDRVDSMDVDGDQQNKKMRLKSRSMSRSRSKSRPPGEVVPGEGFKDSAQKKKAIKIAKSSSKNRNKEARRGEADRVIPTLKPKHLFSGKRSTGKTDRR comes from the coding sequence ATGGTTCAGTACAATTTCAAGAAGATTACTGTTGTTCCCACGGGCAAGGAGTTCATTGACATCATTCTTTCTCGTACACAACGCCGAACCCCCACCCAAGTGCACAAGGGATATGCTATTTCACGTCTTCGGCAGTTTTATATGCGCAAGGTGAAGTTCACCCAGCAGAATTTTCATGAGAAGCTTTCAACAATTATTGATGATTTTCCCAGGCTGAATGACATCCATCCTTTCTATGGTGACTTGCTACATGTTCTTTATAACAAAGACCATTACAAGCTTGCCCTGGGCCAAATTAATACTGCAAGGAACCTGATTGGTAAGATTGCTAAGGACTATGTCAGATTATTGAAGTATGGGGATTCTCTCTATCGCTGTAAGTCACTGAAGGTTGCTGCCCTTGGGCGTATGTGTACTGTTATTAAAAGAGTTACTCCTAGTTTGGCTTATcttgagcagataagacagcaCATGGCTAGATTGCCTTCCATTGATCCAAATACTAGAACTGTCTTGATCTGTGGGTATCCCAATGTGGGCAAGAGTTCATTCATGAACAAAATCACGAGAGCTGATGTTGATGTACAGCCATATGCTTTTACTACAAAGTCGCTGTTTGTTGGTCATACAGACTATAAGTATCTGAGGTATCAAGTGATTGACACTCCTGGGATTTTGGATCGGCCTTTTGAGGATCGTAATATCATTGAGATGTGCAGCATTACAGCTCTTGCACATCTGAGAGCTGCAGTGTTGTTTTTCCTTGATATCTCTGGTTCTTGTGGATATAGCATTGCTCAGCAGGCTGCTCTCTTTGACAGCATCAAGTCCTTGTTCATGAACAAGCCCCTGATCATTGTCTGCAATAAGACTGACTTGCAGGCATTGGAAGGGCTTTCCGAAGATGATACGAAACTGGTCATGGAGATGAAGGCAGAAGCTATGAAAACTCTAGTGGGCCAAGGGGGTGAAGCCACAGATGGTAGTAATGTGCTCTTGACTATGAGTACTTTGACTGAGGAAGGAGTAATTGCTGTAAAGAATGCTGCTTGTGAGAGGCTATTGGATCAAAGGGTGGAACAGAAAATGAAGTCTAAAAAGCTGAATGACTGTCTGAACCGCTTCCATGTTGCCATACCTAAGCCGCGTGATCAGAAGGAAAGGCCTCCTTGTATTCCTCAAGCTGTTTTGGAAGCTAAAGCTAAGCAAGCTGAGGAGGATGCAGAGAAGGAGAAGAGGAAGCTGGAGAGAGATCTTGAGAATGAGAATGGAGGTGCAGGTGTGTACTCCGCCAGCTTGAAAAAGCGCTATATTCTTGCGCATGATGAATGGAAAGAGGATATCATCCCAGAAATTCTTGATGGACACAATGTAGCGGACTTCCTTGACCCTGATATATTAATGAGACTTGAGGAATTGGAGCGAGAAGAAGGTGCTCTCCAAGGACTGGAGGAAGATGATGATTTTGAGATGGATGGTGCTGAGCTGACCCCTGAAGAACAGGCTGCACTTGCAGAGATCAGGAAGAAGAAAAGTTTGCTTATCCAACAGCATAGAATTAAAAAGAGTACTGCTGAAAGCCGACCAACTGTTCCTAGAAAATTTGATAAAGACAAACAATTTACATCTGAAAGAATGGGGAGACAGTTATCATCTTTAGGACTTGATCCATCAATGGCTATTAACCGAGCTCGTAGCAAGTCTAGGGGTCGTAAGAGGGAGAGGTCCTCTGACAGGGTGGACTCCATGGATGTTGATGGCGATcaacaaaataagaaaatgcGTTTGAAGTCAAGATCAATGTCGAGGTCAAGGTCGAAGTCAAGACCACCAGGTGAAGTTGTCCCAGGAGAGGGCTTCAAAGATTCTGCTCAGAAAAAGAAGGCTATTAAGATTGCTAAAAGTTCAAGCAAAAATAGGAACAAGGAGGCTCGTAGAGGAGAAGCAGACAGAGTCATACCAACTCTCAAACCAAAACACTTGTTTTCTGGCAAGAGGTCAACTGGAAAAACAGATAGGCGTTAG
- the LOC130993682 gene encoding LOW QUALITY PROTEIN: DNA polymerase lambda (The sequence of the model RefSeq protein was modified relative to this genomic sequence to represent the inferred CDS: deleted 6 bases in 5 codons) — MAPKPKKKSPPSDPNGVFSGITVFLIEAGVQQRRLQIWKQKLVQLGAKIEESFSKRVTHIFAGGRGFASQKSRQQNLKRFKGKILNYQWIEDSLRAGEKVSEDPYVFSEDASKNCSSKVSEENLKHVDANLSYEDQLPSKKLKTCPQESETVESEERPRHPVDSAKCSPKSDNASGSSQSAGPISPEVTSLSLDGLNKDVSSSDTSSLYSPPDMNRNITEIFGKLIDIYRALGEDRRSFSYYKAIPVIEKLPFKIESADQVKHLPGIGKSLQDHIQEIVNTGRLSKLDHFEKDEKVRSISLFGEVWGIGPTTASKLYEKGHRTLDDLENEESLTNAQRLGLKYFDDIKTRIARHEVQEMESLLKKVGEEILPGVDIVCGGSYRRGKASCGDMDIVITHADGKSHIGFLPKFVKRLKDINFLREDLVFSIHSEEGTDSGVDTYFGLCTYPGRELRHRIDFKVYPRDIYAFGLIAWTGNDVLNRRLRLLAESKGFRLDDTGLFPATHGSGGKRGSKGSASLKFATEKQVFDFLGFPWLDPNQRNL, encoded by the exons ATGGCGCCAAAGCCTAAGAAGAAATCTCCACCGTCTGATCCTAACGGA GTATTTTCCGGAATCACCGTCTTCCTTATTGAAGCCGGCGTTCAACAGCGTCGCCTTCAG attTGGAAGCAAAAACTGGTGCAATTGGGGGCTAAGATTGAGGAGAGTTTCTCCAAAAGGGTTACCCACATTTTTGCCGGCGGACGCGGATTCGCTTCTCAGAAAAGTAGGCAG CAGAACTTGAAGCGATTCAAAGGG AAAATTTTGAACTATCAGTGGATAGAGGACAGCTTGAGA GCAGGAGAAAAGGTGTCTGAAGATCCATACGTATTCTCAGAGGACGCGTCGAAAAATTGTAGTAGCAAGGTTAGTGAAGAGAATCTGAAACATGTCGATGCAAATTTGAGTTATGAAGACCAATTGCCATCAAAGAAGCTTAAGACCTGTCCCCAA GAGTCCGAAACTGTTGAATCTGAGGAAAGGCCTAGACATCCAGTGGATTCCGCTAAATGTTCCCCAAAATCTGATAATGCTAGCGGCTCA TCTCAATCTGCAGGCCCCATAAGCCCAGAGGTCACTAGTCTGAGTTTGGATGGTTTAAATAAAGAT GTCTCGTCATCTGACACATCGTCGTTGTATAGCCCTCCTGATATGAACAGGAATATAACTGAGATATTCGGAAAGCTTATCGACATTTACAGAG CCCTAGGTGAAGATCGCAGGTCATTTAGTTATTACAAGGCTATTCCAGTTATTGAAAAATTGCCTTTCAAAATTGAAAGTGCGGACCAGGTTAAACATCTACCTGGTATTGGAAAGTCTCTGCAGGATCAT ATTCAGGAAATAGTGAATACTGGAAGGCTCTCAAAGTTGGATCACTTTGAGAAGGATGAAAAG GTACGCTCGATCAGTTTATTTGGAGAAGTATGGGGCATTGGACCTACTACTGCATCAAAACTTTATGAGAAAGGACACAGAACCCTAGATGATCTGGAAAATGAGGAATCGTTAACAAATGCCCAGAGGTTAGGTTTAAAATACTTTGATGACATCAAGACCAGAATTGCACGCCACGAG GTTCAGGAGATGGAAAGTCTTCTAAAGAAAGTTGGAGAAGAGATATTGCCTGGG GTAGACATTGTTTGTGGAGGATCATACAGACGTGGAAAGGCTTCTTGTGGGGATATGGATATTGTGATCACACACGCTGATGGGAAAAG TCATATAGGCTTTCTCCCAAAGTTTGTAAAGCGTCTCAAGGATATTAACTTCTTGAGAGAGGATTTGGTCTTCAGTATTCACAGTGAGGAG GGTACAGATTCTGGAGTGGATACATATTTTGGTCTTTGCACCTATCCTGGTCGAGAGTTGCGACATCGCATAGATTTCAAG GTTTACCCAAGGGATATATATGCATTCGGATTAATAGCATGGACAGGGAATGATGTGCTAAACAGAAG GTTGAGACTATTAGCAGAATCAAAGGGATTCAGGCTTGATGACACAGGATTGTTTCCTGCGACTCATGGTTCAGGGGGGAAACGG GGAAGCAAAGGCAGCGCAAGTTTGAAGTTTGCAACTGAAAAACAAGTGTTTGATTTTCTTGGGTTCCCATGGCTGGACCCTAATCAAAGGAATTTGTGA
- the LOC130993687 gene encoding LOW QUALITY PROTEIN: uncharacterized protein LOC130993687 (The sequence of the model RefSeq protein was modified relative to this genomic sequence to represent the inferred CDS: deleted 2 bases in 2 codons), with the protein MTAAFRRPAVTVAAAFMTSRTCSTAFLEPLSCRRYSMRKCALAADVLLPDAADAAPPKLEMVPLVIQRRVVLYDGVCHLCHTGVKWIIKADKDKKIRFCCVQSKAAEPYMKVCGVDREDVLRRFLFVEAPDSYHQGSAAALRVCSYLPRPFSALSALMVVPTPLRDAVYDYVAKRRYDWFGKKDDCLVLKEVELLERFVDWEELLERSKSQQL; encoded by the exons ATGACGGCGGCGTTCAGGCGACCGGCAGTCACCGTAGCGGCGGCGTTCATGACCAGCCGAACTTGCTCCACTGCATTTTTGGAGCCCTTGAGCTGTCGCCGCTATTCGATGCGTAAATGCGCGCTTGCGGCGGATGTGCTGCTTCCCGATGCGGCTGACGCCGCGCCGCCCAAGCTTGAGATGGTACCGTTGGTCATTCAGCGGCGTGTAGTCCTATACGACGGCGTTTGCCACCTTTGCCACACCG GAGTGAAATGGATCATCAAGGCTGACAAAGATAAGAAAATAAGATTCTGTTGTGTGCAATCAAAAGCAGCTGAGCCTTACATGAAAGTTTGTGGAGTGGACAGAGAAGATGTTCTTCGCCGCTTCCTGTTCGTGGAGGCTCCTGATTCATACCACCAAGGCTCTGCTG CTGCTTTGAGAGTTTGTTCATAC TTGCCCCGGCCTTTTTCTGCCTTGAGTGCTCTCATGGTTGTTCCCACCCCGTTGAGGGATGCCGTCTATGACTATGTGGCAAAGCGACGCTATGACTGGTTC GGAAAGAAGGACGACTGCTTGGTCCTCAAGGAAGTGGAGTTGCTCGAACGCTTTGTTGATTGGGAAGAGCTACTGGAGCGCAGCAAATCGCAACAGCTATGA
- the LOC130993683 gene encoding LOW QUALITY PROTEIN: UDP-glycosyltransferase 74B1-like (The sequence of the model RefSeq protein was modified relative to this genomic sequence to represent the inferred CDS: deleted 2 bases in 1 codon) codes for MEKSNQPHVIVLPYPSQGHINPLLQFAKRLAAKGVRATLATTTNTMQSVHTSAVAVEPISDGFDDAGFAEAGKEGDYLSSIREHGSKSLARLLDNHKAAGFPVSCVIYDAFFPWALDVARRHGALGAAFFTNSATVCAIFSHIHSGALTLPVNVEDEPLVLPGLPPLNSCDVPTFIRNPQSYPAYLAMKLSQFSNLEKADFVFANTFHQLERQEAESVEKQWPAKLVGPMLPSAYLDGRIEGDKGYGASLWKPLSEQCSAWLSTKAQESVIYISFGSMVSVSSKQMEEMAWALTSTNSDFLWVVRETERDKLPPGFTESVKGKGLIVSWCNQLETLAHPAIGCFVTHCGWNSTLEGLALGVPMVALPQWSDQVTDAKFIEEIWGVGVRAKEDKSGVAGREELLYCLKEVMEERGHKLRSNARKWRKLAMEATDQGGSSDNAINQFVMKLKVATAVEN; via the exons ATGGAGAAATCAAACCAACCTCACGTCATAGTCCTCCCCTACCCCAGCCAAGGCCACATAAACCCTCTCCTCCAATTCGCCAAGCGCCTCGCCGCCAAGGGCGTCAGAGCCACCCTAGCCACCACCACAAACACCATGCAGTCCGTCCACACCTCCGCCGTCGCCGTCGAGCCCATCTCCGACGGCTTCGACGACGCCGGTTTCGCCGAAGCTGGCAAAGAAGGAGACTACCTCAGTTCAATCAGAGAGCACGGCTCCAAATCCCTAGCGCGACTCCTTGACAACCACAAAGCCGCCGGCTTCCCCGTAAGTTGCGTGATCTACGACGCCTTCTTCCCGTGGGCGCTCGACGTAGCCCGGCGCCACGGCGCGCTGGGGGCTGCGTTTTTCACCAACTCCGCCACCGTCTGCGCCATCTTCAGCCACATTCACAGCGGCGCGCTGACGTTGCCGGTGAACGTGGAGGACGAGCCTCTGGTTTTGCCCGGTCTGCCGCCGTTGAACTCGTGCGACGTTCCTACCTTCATCAGGAACCCTCAGAGCTACCCTGCTTACTTGGCTAtgaagttgagtcagttttCCAATCTGGAAAAGGCTGATTTCGTCTTTGCTAACACTTTCCATCAACTAGAACGACAG GAGGCTGAAAGCGTGGAAAAGCAGTGGCCGGCGAAGCTGGTGGGGCCAATGTTGCCGTCGGCGTATCTGGACGGAAGAATTGAGGGAGACAAGGGGTACGGAGCCAGCTTATGGAAGCCGCTAAGCGAGCAATGCTCGGCTTGGCTCAGCACCAAAGCGCAAGAATCAGTAATCTACATCTCATTTGGGAGCATGGTTTCAGTGAGCTCCAAACAGATGGAAGAGATGGCGTGGGCGCTCACATCGACCAACTCCGACTTCCTCTGGGTTGTCAGGGAAACCGAGCGCGACAAGCTCCCCCCCGGATTCACCGAATCCGTCAAGGGCAAGGGGCTGATCGTATCGTGGTGCAACCAGCTGGAGACGCTGGCTCATCCGGCCATCGGCTGTTTTGTGACCCACTGTGGTTGGAACTCGACTCTAGAAGGACTGGCGCTGGGGGTGCCGATGGTGGCGTTGCCGCAGTGGTCAGACCAAGTGACGGATGCCAAGTTCATAGAGGAGATATGGGGGGTGGGGGTTAGGGCTAAGGAGGATAAGTCTGGGGTTGCAGGCAGGGAAGAGCTGCTTTATTGTTTGAAAGAGGTGATGGAGGAGAGAGGA CACAAGTTGAGGAGCAATGCAAGGAAATGGAGGAAGTTGGCCATGGAAGCAACTGATCAAGGGGGTAGCTCAGACAATGCCATCAATCAATTTGTAATGAAATTGAAGGTTGCTACTGCAGTAGAAAATTAG